One Triticum dicoccoides isolate Atlit2015 ecotype Zavitan chromosome 3B, WEW_v2.0, whole genome shotgun sequence genomic window, ACccggttgcgccaatggcgcaagagGCGAATTAGAAAGAATGTTAGTAGTGAGTAAGTAGGAGATGTAATTGGAAATATAATGCAATGTGGATTGTATTACATCATGTATTAACCACAAATCATGAAATCAATACCAAAGAACCAAATAATGTCACCACCTCTGTACTAACAACCAACATTTTAGCATAAGGAGTATCACAGGAGTGTTTACCTGCACATCAGGAGTATCACAATTACAACTAAAGAGGCATTATCCTCACTGCTGTCAATGAGCCCTTCACAAGGAGGATTCCAAGCCTCGCAACTTCTTCCTCCAGCTTTGCACATGACCCTCAGTACCGAACCTCGTCCCTCAGCTATGATTATTTCAAGATGAAATCAACATGCTATTTCTCTCACATGGAACATGTTCAGAATTTAGTCAGCCTCACTAATCACTAATCTTTCAGGTACAAAAGCAGAAAGAAAAATGGCATGATCAATAATTAAAAAAAACTGGAACAATAATGCTTGTAGCATTAAAAAACCGAGAAAGTGAATTGAGGACATCAGAACAATTATTTGTAACAACGGCAAGCTTGGCTGATGCAAAATGATCACTCTGAAACTAAATCTTTAGAACCAAATTAAAAAGGAACAAAATaatctaatactccctccattccaaaataactgtCTCAACTTTGTACAAAAACATCATGTATCTTTAGGACCAATGTTTAGACCATGGTACCACATAAATCAAGAATTAGACATATCGGATTGCAATGTATTCATGGTCGGTTACCAATCATGTCACACTAAGGATTTGCACATATAACCTGAAATAATTGTAGCTAGCTTGAAGTCTGAAATCTACCGGGTGACAGACAAAAGCAATACCACCAAACCTTATTCTTATTGGATGAGCACAAGATTCATGAGAAGATAACACACTAAAAAATCCTATTTGGTTTCTGGATGCATGCACTTTCTGGATTATGCACATCAAAGCATGGAAGAGCATTCCTAGGAGAGCCATTGTAGCACAACAAGTAAACCAAAAATCAAAAAAGAGAAGTGAGTTTGTATCATGTAATTTAGCAATGTATCAGCCCATATCACCATTTATTTTTCAAAGACCAAAGAAAATGACAGAAGTTTCCCTATTCTTTTATGTACCTTTCTACCAGAATGCTCTCTATTTACGAGCGCCACAGAGACTATTTCCACTTGGCGGCAAGTTGGACACAGCAACCCTCGCCGCGAGCTGCAGAAGAACCACACACGCACATACGTCAGGCCAAGAGACACGAACACGGGCGCCGTGAGGGGGGGAACGGAACGGACCGGAAAATGAACAGAGGTTTGTGGACTGCCTCTTCACGCCACGCCATGTCCTCATCCCTAGCGCTTGGCCTACTTTGTGTCGTCTCCATATCTATCTCCTTTGACTACCTCTTCCTGCAACGCCGTGTGCGTACCTTGTCCTACACCGGTTGGTAGTCTCGCCCTTGCATTGTGCAGCTACAGCTGCCCAGCTAACAAATGAAAGGAACCAATGTGATCAGCTTGAGAAGGTTTGCTGCAGGTGACAATAATTCGTACTTATTAACACCATGGTGTGAAATTTTATCACAAAGCAAATAGGTGGAAGCATAAGAAAGCAATTCAACAACTTTTGCAGAGGCACTCATGGGATAAAATCCAAAACTATAGAGACTAAACAGGAGGTTTGGGATCGAACACTTGCTTGTATTGATCTGTTGCTCAAGATATATACAGAGTCCAACATACACACGCATATCTCTAACCAACTAACAGACTAACTAGACAGTCCTAGATGCTAGGAAGAGGCATGCAAGGCATGCCGGTCGTGGTTAGTTGGCGACGTGCATGGGCCTGTAGACCCGTTCCAACACTCCCCCGTAGACGGAGCGTCGCCGGCGGTGACGCACAGGCTGGACCTGAAAGCCTTAAAGGTGGCGGTAGGCAGCCCCTTAGTCATGATGTCGGCGAACTGCAATGCGGTCGGCACGTGCAGCACACGGAACTATCCAAGGGCCACCTTCTCACGAACAAAGTGGATGTCGAGTTCGATGTGCTTGGTCCGGCGGTGGTGTACTGGGTTCTGAGCAAGATAGACAGCCGACacattgtcacagtagacaacGGTAGCTTTGTCGATGCCGGAGTGAAGTTCCTGTAGGAGTTGCCGTGTCCAGCAACACTCGGCGACGGCATTGGCCACGGCACGGTACTCCGCCTCCGCACTGGACCTAGAGACGGTAGGTTGCCTCTTGGACGACCATGATATGAGTGAGCCGCCAAGGAACAAGCAGTAGCCGGATGTGGAGCGACGAGTGTCGGGGCACCCGGCCCAATCGGCGTCACTGTATGCAACAAGCTCGTGAGGTGGTGAGGAACTGATGGTGATGCCGTGACTGATGGTCCCGCGTACGTAACGAAGTATCCGCTTCACCATGGACCAGTGAGGCTGCCGGGGAGCATGCATGTGCAAACACACCTGCTGGACAGCATAGGTGAGATCCGGACGCGTCAGTGTAAGGTACTGCAGGGCACCAGTGATGTTGCGGTAAAAGGTGGCGTCATCAGCTGGATCTCCATCAGAAGCAGATAGCTTGGGCTTTGTGTCCATTGGCGTCGAGGCCGGACGACAGTTGGTCATGCCGGCGCGGTGTAGAAGGTCCTCAGCGTACTGATGTTGATGGAGAAAGAAACCACCTGGGGTGCGCTGCACTTGTATGCCGAGGAAGAAGTGCAGTGCGCCCAAGTCCTTGAGCGCGACAGCAGTGGTGAGCTGCGCGATGATGTGGCGGAGAAGCGCGTCTGACGAGGCCGCGAGGACGATGTCATCGACGTAGAGGAGCAGATACGCGAGGTCATTGCCGTGACGATAAACGAAGAGCGAGGCATCGGAGCGGGTCGCCACGAACCCAATGGCCCGAAGACATGCGGTGATCTTCATGAACCAAGCGCGGggagcctgcttgaggccataaagCGACTTGGACAGAAGACACACGTCGTGTGGGCGCGCCGCATCGATGAACCCTACAGGCTGCTGACAATAGACATGCTCGGCGAGCTCACCATGGAGAAATGCATTtttaacgtcgagctgatgcaccggcCAGTTGCGAGAGGCGGCGAGCTGCAAGACGATGCGGATGGACGCCGGCTTGACGACGGGCGAAAAAGTGTCGTGGTAGTCGACGCCGTGGCGCTGGGTGAAGCCACGGACTACCCACCGCGCCTTATACCGATCCAGCGTGCCGTCGGGATGCAGTTTGTGGCGAAAAATCCACTTGCCGGAGATGACGTGGGCGTCGGGCGGACGAGGAACCAAGGTCTAGGTCGTGTTGGCGCGGAGAGCGTCATACTCTTCCTGCATGGCCTGGCGCCAGTGAGCATCCGCAAGGGCTGCTCGAACGGACGTGGGAACAGGCGATGGGGAAGCCACAGAGGCGGTGAGGATGTAGTCGTTGTCGTACTGCGTGTTGCGGCGAGAGATGCCCGCGCGAGCGTGGGTCAGCATCGGATGTGCGCGGACGGGTGGCGGTGTCGATGTGGAGCCACCGGCGGCCGCCGCAGAGGAGCAGCCGGTACTGTCGGAGAAGGCGCGCCCGCGGCAGATGGAGCAGCGGTGGATGCGTGAGAACCGTCTGCCGTGGTAGCCGATCCGGCCGACGTAGCAGCCGGAGTGGTGTCGAGCGAAGTAGCTGCCGTGCGGGCCGAACGCACGGGCGAGGCAGCAGAACGCGCGGCCGTGGCAGCAGAACGCGCGGCCGTGGCAGCAGAAGCCGATCCGGGCGACGTAGCAGCCAGAGTGGTGTCGAGCGAAGTAGCTGCCGGGCTGGCCGAACACGCGGGCGAGGCAGCAGAACGCGCGGCCGAGGCAGCAGAAGCCGATCCGGGCGAGCCAGGCACCGTAGCGGAGGCAGATGAGCCCGCTGCGGTGGCAGCCGAGCTGCCGTGCCCGGGAGGCACCGTCGAGGGTGGCTCGTGGCAGTGTCGAGCCTGAGCCTCGGGAAGTAGCAGCGGCGGCGACGGATCTCCTGTGATGACGCGCGTCGAGGTCGGGGTAGACGGCAAGACCTGCGCAAACGGAAACTGGCGTTCGTCGAAGAAGACGTGACGGGAGATGATTATCCAGCCGGTATGTGGATCAAAGCACTTGTATCCAGCATGGTCGGGAGGGTAGCCCAGGAACACACATGCACGTGAGCGAGGGGAAAGCTTGTTGGGGTTGTAGCTGTAGTGTTAGGATAACAGAGGCTGCCAAACACACGAAGGTGGGAGTAGGAGGGGGTCTTGCCGTATAGGGGCTCAAATGGCGTGATGTGTTGACGTGGCCGGCATGGACGTAGGTTTAAGAGGTAGGTCGTGGTGGCTAGGGCGTCTGACCAAAATTTCGTGGGCATAGAGGAATGAAACAGGAGACTGTGAAGGCCTTCAGTTAAAGTTCGTATGATCCGCTCGGCACGACCATTCTGTTGAGATGTGTAGGGGCAAGTGAGATGGAAGACAATGTCGTGATTACTGAGAAAATTATGAAACGCCTTGTTATTAAATTCACGGCTATTATCACTATGAATGGTGAGAATAGGTCATTGGAATTGTGTGGCGACGTATGCATGAAACGTGATCAACACCTCAAATACATCAGACTTGCGTCGAAGAGGAAACGTCCACGCAAAGTGAGTGCAATCATCAAGAACAACCAGAAAGTATTGGAAGCCAGAGTTGCTAAGAACCGGCGAtgtccaaacatcacaatgtattgTATGAAAGGGAAACGGTGCAATGGTAAATGATTCACTAAAAGGCAAGCGTACATGTTTGGCAAGCTGACATGCATGGCAAGTATGAGAGGTAGCTTTATTACAATGGAAATCAAAACTGTCTAAAACATGTGATAATGCAGCACGTCCAGGATGGCCAAGCCTTTCGTGCCATAGATCGGCAGTGATGGCAACAAAGGCAGTGGGAGAAGCAGCTGCAGCCGAGTGGAGAGGATAAAGATCGCCGCTGCTATTACATCGGAGCACCACCGTCCCAGTGCGAAGGTCCTTAACAGAGAAACCAAAGGGGTCAAACGTCACAGAGACAAAGTTTTCAAGTGTAAGAGCACGAACAGAGATCAAATTCTTAACAAGAGAAGGGGAGATGAGAATGTGGCTAAGAGAGAGAGGATTAGAGGTAGTGGCGATGGACAAGGAGCCAGTATGGGTGATGGGAAGGGGAGCACCGTTTTCGACGAGTATatgtgagggggaggaggagggcttGACATCCGAGATCATACCAGGGTTTGCTGCCATGTGCGACGACGCCCCGGTGTCGAGGATCCAGTCTCCACCGCCAGCATAGGGCTGCTGCTGCATGGCGAGGAGGGCGGCCTGCAACGCGCTGGTGTCCCATGGAGGTGGTGCAGCGGCCGACGGAGGAGGCACGGCGGGCAGGCCGCCGCCATAAGCAGTCGCGGTGAGCCCCATCGGAGGACGAGGTCCGAGCAGACCGGCGCTTGGGGGCCGCGCCATCATAGGCCATGCCAGAAACATGCCGGTCCACGGGTTGATGCCGGCGCCGCTGTAAGCGGGTGGACACTGCATATACgccgagggggagggcgcgccttgCGGCGGTGGAGCCCCGCCGGATCCGCCATGGCCACCACCGTTGCCGCCTTTGCGGCGCTTGCGACCGCGCTGTCCGCCGCCCTGGATGTCGTTGCCGCCCTGCCCGCCGTGGCCGCCGGCGCTACTGGATGGAGGGGGGACGGGAGGCGGAGGAGTTGGGTTGGGCGTGGAGATTGGAGGAGGCATAGGGCGGCCGGCATAGAGAGCCGTGGGCGACTCATGGGATGTCGCATGATCGATACGGCGCTCTTCCTGGAGGAGGTAAGTCCGCGCCTGCAGGAACGTCGGCAGCTTGCTGTCGTCGTACGTCATCGTAGAGATGGCATGGGCGAACTTGTTGGAGAGCCCGCGGAGCATGTTGGAGACGAGGCCGCGGTCGGTCACCGGCATGCCGCAGTCGAAGAGCGTGTCGGCGAGCGTCTGGAGGCGGGTGAAGTAATCCGTGATGGAGAGGTCGTTTTGATGCAGGCCGTGGAACTCCTCTAGTGCGAGAATACCCTGCTGATTCCGGTTGGAGAGGAAGAGCTGACGGATCGCCGTCCAGAGCGTGTACGCCGTGGGGTTCCGGTGGTTGACCGCGCCCCGAACTTGGCCGGAGATGGAGCCGAGAAGCCACCGGATGATACACCAGTCGATCTGCGTCCAGACGGCGTCGATGAGACGGTTCCGGGCGTCGACGGTGCCATTGACATGGTCTTGAATATTGTAGGACATGAGAAGGGCATGGAGGAAGGAGCTCCAGGTGGTGTAGTTCGGGGGGTGCAGCTCTAGAGTGACGGGCATGGCTGAGGCGATGTTGAGAGAGAGGATGAGGTGGAAAGGCACGGAGGGGCCGGCGGAGGATGGCTCGCCGAAGGGGTTTGTGCCGGGGCCGGAGCCGGCAGAGGAGAGGTCAGAGAGATCCATCGATGAGCGGAAGCGAGGAAGAAGATCGTGGAAGTATCTGATACCATGTAGAGACTAAACAGGAGGTTTGGGATTGAACACTTGCTTGTATTGATCTGTTGCTCAAGATATATACAGAGTCCAGCATATCTCTAACCAACTAACAGACTAACTAGACAGTCCTAGATGCTAGGAAGAGGCATGCAAGGCATGCCGGTCGTGGTTAGTTGGCGACGGCGACGTGCATGGGCCTGTAGACCCGTTCCAACAAAAACATCAAAATTAGTCTGTTATGTTTTGGGGAGATATATAGGACTCAAGAAACTGAGGAACATCAAAAGTAGCCTGCCATTCAAATACAGAACTCTAGAATGATATTACACATTCACTTAAGGTGTCGCTGATTGAGAACAGTTTTGGATCTCACACCAGCTCCTAGTATGCACGGTTCGTACGCCAAGTGATACTGATGATTACAGCCAATCAACCTAATAGCCAACACATGAATAATTATATTAAACCATACTGGTTAATATCACCAATTCAGGATAGTACACGACAAGACAGAAGTATTCTAAATACCAGACACAAACAAGTGCAGCCTCTAAATGTTTATCAGAAGATCATGCATTTTCTAAAACATGCTTTCATGGTTGACCACAATAAGTTTCAAATGTTTTGTTCTTTCTATTCGGGGTCAATTGGAAGCATTCAGCAATCAAACAAATGCGAAAAAGCTACATAAGCTTCATTCCAAATGTAATACATGTATATTGGATCTATAAAGAAGGCTATATCGTCATTACATGGCTCAGGCCTCAAAACAATTTTACTTGCCAGTGTGCCAAGCATCTATCAGTAATATTTCCAAACTGCGATAGTAAACACATCGCAATGTGAAGCATGGCAGTGTCAAAATAGCCAAGATATTATAACATGCTCTCAAACCTGAAAAATACGATAATAAGACTACATAAGAGACCTAATTGCTTAGAATAACACTTTAGTATCACCATCTAAAATAGTACATCATCATAAATGATCTATCCTCTCATCAGTATGTACTATACCATCTGCCATGGCTGGAAAAGACCATACACATCATAATCAATCACCTGGAGGTAATCTGCATGCAAATAGTCCATACATCTCTCTTGGTGTTGCTCGTGATCAACACAAGATGTACCGGGAGTAGTCGCTACTGCCACATCAAAATTAAGAATCAATTAACTATAAAACACCTCTAATCACTCCAACAATGCTTAGCTGATGGGGGTTAGAACCACCCAAGGAGAAGAATCTAGCAGCAGGGATCTCTCACCTTGAGATGTTACGGCAGTGCAGAGTGGGTAAAGGCTATGCAACATTGGTCCTTTGAAGATCCTGGCCATGACGTTATTCATCCACTTTCATGAGAAAATTCTTGAGCATCTTGCTGGAACCCTACCAGTGGGACGAGACCGCCGGCAACAAGTGCACCCATCTGCTTTAATCTCTGCTAGTGAAGATAAAAGGAATAAGAGACTCGCGGTCAGGTGCACGAACAGCTAATCGTAAAGTGAGGCAAAGAGAGTAGAAATGAGTGGTGAATATCTGCAGGGCATCATTTC contains:
- the LOC119279515 gene encoding uncharacterized protein LOC119279515; this translates as MDLSDLSSAGSGPGTNPFGEPSSAGPSVPFHLILSLNIASAMPVTLELHPPNYTTWSSFLHALLMSYNIQDHVNGTVDARNRLIDAVWTQIDWCIIRWLLGSISGQVRGAVNHRNPTAYTLWTAIRQLFLSNRNQQGILALEEFHGLHQNDLSITDYFTRLQTLADTLFDCGMPVTDRGLVSNMLRGLSNKFAHAISTMTYDDSKLPTFLQARTYLLQEERRIDHATSHESPTALYAGRPMPPPISTPNPTPPPPVPPPSSSAGGHGGQGGNDIQGGGQRGRKRRKGGNAAPASTRGPACFWHGL